The following proteins come from a genomic window of Aricia agestis chromosome 19, ilAriAges1.1, whole genome shotgun sequence:
- the LOC121736531 gene encoding titin-like isoform X4 — MALDVHLRRMGNSTWEFRLVGKRGFNISVTEAQAPERRRSKLAVQEEVVYSSPSSESSDEDSQPSQPSQRSQPSQEVNSGLYDPVLDDTEVIYETIGPADSDQQSNQLEQPTEVQFEIKQFTDQPDLTRSLTSSPYLIPTKPYRPFSAEPQEIPPVEDPIILNPLYHDVFPSALDTTDIEGLTEGLPPVNKFKLPISEQYDPNSDPYQEIKVVSNKIYVVEEDETLQKKQITKIEQKSEKKELLKKETQIQNIQKEEKQEIEYLEKIKSEIDLKKIEATALNIVEESIQQAVVVAEDIKKEIDLELNESETYSEQVTEDRTQTNVIHQNEISSERKSELNVHEEESSLQTQRVQTKESETISKDRKDIIVQNETSKMEENEDIIFSENKYKNEEHTLIENKVNKDSAKTTLKSNFVESSESENICVADVNINDSEKVAASKLSAEQRAYTIGLQTIPNIKGTVQSSNHFNLLLKTFFVHLTDVMVALSRFMLTEPVKLVTNREYSVDQKDEVKSTIKKGVVKDNKIVSKETKKVSEAHDITAKIASQKHRESIISSSKEEKIKSDMTSDKNINKQKEQHLSSHVEETVAEGISKHELKIEEEEIRKRKLSGAKIAQIEGMKPEELTNKMDKVISEFQKKSGTSETVTHEEYSENHLRSRNSVDEKIGTTQIETEKKAMEVFEAKSEKSLVESKVITQSIKENQQIMVKEKEPLTYVAIVEAHVYTNKDAIFEEQMRRMSEAAYESTVSRSSEVKSLNLMKDAREESLQELQSVEAKRIESCTSSSLQKNSANLESSVTKVALQKTTEVVEPTVNIETEKKVNLVQAQATMQSATKTIAAKTSVAVEEDHKIIQQEQRVSEKTHVLVEKPIKVVAEQTEAFIEDNIKEVKTAQVVQHTPKPKIETPVKTVAEIKEIYINEEDAKLIEKDSINLVKPKCAIDTTVKAVAQKTEVLVGDNVAHLETTQPVSSRQAQVGVNESVATVITEMAVLEPKDEMLEVPEITMKQPQTLIQEPILRIPEVVETCLAESKGDIEIPKVVPTKATVEVQVAKVAAQATIITLEKTEKEFDQKPILTPKSAKVIIEEPVVAQAEIQTVKVEEAKCEITDVTDTSKHYEEVNVDYKVELPKEESEKVYQEESAELKIIKEQIIEVTPPVEVYEDFEFDMKKIGLKKEVSQSINVHEKSAKLETSKTATIQAANIYSESESLVSKSEQTLQSSQSTVVASQVELNQTDYQAHAKSVEKKLQQVVHKSIAIDDQRHLTLRTDLTKKQVVEANGEDIQTPSPISVPPTPLVDEYVFKLEATLPKNVTPVPRDCSVTPPSEHEDPNIVKKKLVPQIVDTNIEQVIYDPPLPTPTSPEKKSPPRYVKPGLRGGSDRPEITKEEIMDIERKSSLLTSAIDETIRSIEEYKESVGIDIKQETTSELSSEMITEESSKKRTKIIVSNGYSDESDREINGSDNDSQVVIETQNDLETNESEQSVEQTVVFNGKINNGAEQEETTNDEINKIANSEENHEDLIETVTINLSKMKRDSLQETNIATTEASNDVEETIKLNGNSRLNGSSAESVYSDAVNEQQESTNFSATVEYTQKTLQEPEKKDPLEGYRPVEFNPEVFKQRRQLVEMQLTEQMNFEGRKVEMYKTDSGEIIGSQQGIIDGLEEPVVDPEIAKELGKPGMPGEKVAELISGEADILREAHVMGLARVLKSHMHRTLDDDSSDDLLKIKPSIETLKDSEVLKALNEEILRSRDVKMKEERRWTTFLQKPAPKPKQKVVFCGNKEDALNYNFEEQYRVRIVKQPKPRIAPDFKPEDFDTGPLPWEQRAVVEEKEAPEAPPVEAEDPILIPEDGPEFVEAVDPLPESEVPDLEDTGIPLPPPLPPQQELPTLVVEETQPQEQQEHIEESDIEEPEFQEASNNSEEMEKNKISEQLLSNIESMVDPNATLEEQLAQMRAQLAALAQLPNVIQQTLELVTKQICQISQQKVTQQIQQITESQEQFVDAVSNIEESHTEQTVEKTNEVEQQIQEAPQEMNISVEEQEHLRREEEERIIEEQKKLEQQKKELIEQMRIEQESRQVKQRSTPRVGKPRPMFGPPVPVERPVVLPGGRRWRKPEDAYNEQKINEALTAQAEVIKGKAIGSFESEQQLYDKRVNFLKYEKPPVSLDHLQQSEVFKVVHNMDQKPLKQVELLTPVIAEADYRERKVKSRFSPVSSVANRWPSRGCSPAPQGEIFNAMP; from the exons ATGGCGCTGGACGTCCACCTCAGGCGCATGGGCAACTCGACGTGGGAGTTCAGGCTCGTCGGCAAGAGAGGCTTCAACATCTCTGTTACTGAGGCCCag GCTCCGGAGCGTCGTCGCAGCAAACTCGCCGTGCAGGAGGAAGTGGTGTACTCCTCCCCATCATCCGAGTCTTCGGACGAGGACAGCCAGCCCAGCCAGCCCAGCCAGCGGAGCCAACCAAGCCAAGAAGTCAACAG TGGTCTCTACGATCCGGTCCTCGACGATACGGAAGTTATTTACGAAACAATAGGACCGGCCGATTCAGACCAACAATCGAACCAACTAGAACAACCTACTGAGGTACAATTCGAAATTAAACAGTTTACGGACCAACCTGATCTAACACGATCTCTAACGAGTTCTCCTTACCTTATCCCTACCAAACCCTACAGACCCTTCTCTGCAGAACCCCAGGAAATCCCACCCGTAGAAGACCCTATAATCCTCAACCCCCTGTACCACGATGTTTTCCCTTCTGCCCTGGACACTACAGACATTGAGGGTCTCACTGAAGGTCTACCACCGGTGAATAAATTTAAGCTTCCAATTTCAGAGCAGTATGATCCGAATAGTGATCCTTACCaagaaataaaagttgttagtaataaaatatatgtagttGAAGAAGATGAGACATTACAAAAGAAACAAATTACTAAAATTGAACAGAAAAGCGAAAAGAAAGAGCTTCTCAAAAAAGAAACACaaattcaaaatattcaaaaagaaGAAAAACAAGAAATTGAATACttagaaaaaattaaatcagAAATTGACTTGAAAAAAATAGAAGCTACAGCACTTAATATAGTAGAAGAGAGCATACAACAAGCTGTTGTGGTGGCGGAAGATATTAAGAAGGAAATAGACCTTGAACTAAACGAATCGGAAACATACTCGGAACAAGTAACTGAAGATCGAACTCAGACAAATGTTATACATCAGAATGAAATTTCAAGTGAACGTAAGTCTGAATTAAATGTGCATGAAGAGGAATCGAGTTTGCAAACACAAAGGGTACAAACTAAAGAATCTGAAACGATAAGCAAGGATAGAAAAGATATTATAGTACAGAATGAAACTTCGAAAATGGAAGAAAatgaagatataatattttctgaaaataaatataaaaacgaGGAACATACTCTTATTGAAAATAAGGTTAATAAGGATAGTGCCAAGACAACATTAAAATCGAACTTCGTCGAATCATCTGAATCAGAAAATATATGTGTGGCTGACGTTAACATAAATGATTCAGAAAAAGTAGCTGCATCGAAACTTTCCGCTGAACAAAGAGCTTACACTATAGGACTACAGACTATTCCTAATATAAAAGGAACTGTACAATCatcaaatcattttaatttacttttaaaaacattttttgtacatCTAACTGATGTTATGGTAGCATTATCTAGGTTTATGTTAACGGAGCCTGTAAAATTAGTTACTAATAGAGAGTACAGTGTTGACCAAAAAGACGAAGTAAAAAGCACTATTAAAAAAGGTGTGgttaaagataataaaattgtaagtaAAGAAACAAAGAAAGTATCGGAGGCACACGATATCACAGCAAAAATAGCATCACAAAAACATCGTGAATCAATTATTTCAAGCAGTAAAGAAGAGAAAATTAAAAGTGACATGACATctgacaaaaatattaacaaacaaAAAGAGCAGCATTTAAGTAGTCATGTAGAGGAAACGGTTGCTGAGGGTATTAGCAAGCATGAATTAAAAATTGAAGAAGAAGAAATAAGGAAAAGAAAGTTATCAGGTGCTAAGATAGCCCAAATTGAAGGTATGAAACCAGAAGAACTTACAAATAAAATGGATAAAGTCATATCCgaatttcagaaaaaatcagGTACTAGTGAAACTGTGACGCACGAAGAGTATTCAGAGAATCATCTAAGATCTAGAAATAGTGTTGATGAAAAAATTGGTACGACTCAAATTGAAACTGAAAAGAAAGCAATGGAAGTATTTGAGGCAAAATCTGAAAAAAGTTTAGTTGAATCAAAAGTTATTACGCAAAGTATTAAAGAAAATCAACAAATTATGGTAAAAGAAAAAGAACCACTTACTTATGTGGCTATTGTAGAAGCACATGTTTACACAAATAAAGACGCAATATTTGAAGAGCAAATGAGAAGAATGTCTGAAGCTGCATATGAAAGTACTGTGTCCAGATCCAGTGAAGTAAAAAGTCTGAATTTAATGAAAGATGCTAGAGAAGAATCCTTGCAAGAGCTTCAGTCTGTAGAAGCTAAGAGAATTGAAAGTTGTACAAGtagttctttacaaaaaaactcTGCTAATTTAGAAAGCTCCGTTACTAAAGTGGCACTACAAAAAACCACAGAGGTAGTTGAACCTACAGTTAATATAGAAACGGAAAAGAAAGTTAATTTAGTGCAAGCCCAAGCAACTATGCAATCAGCAACAAAAACTATTGCTGCCAAAACGTCAGTCGCTGTAGAGGAAGATCACAAAATCATTCAACAAGAACAACGGGTGTCAGAAAAAACGCATGTGTTAGTAGAAAAACCAATAAAAGTTGTTGCTGAACAAACGGAAGCCTTTattgaagataatattaaggaaGTTAAAACAGCTCAAGTAGTACAACATACACCAAAACCAAAAATAGAAACACCTGTTAAGACTGTTGCTGAAATAAAGGAAATTTATATTAATGAAGAAGATGCAAAGTTAATAGAAAAGGACTCCATAAATTTAGTAAAACCCAAATGTGCTATCGACACGACAGTAAAAGCTGTCGCACAGAAAACAGAAGTTTTGGTTGGTGACAATGTAGCACATTTAGAAACTACTCAACCAGTATCTTCGAGACAAGCTCAAGTAGGAGTTAATGAATCAGTAGCAACAGTTATCACCGAAATGGCAGTATTAGAACCAAAAGACGAAATGCTTGAAGTTCCCGAAATCACTATGAAACAGCCTCAAACTTTGATACAAGAACCAATTCTTCGTATCCCAGAAGTAGTAGAAACGTGTTTAGCCGAATCTAAAGGTGATATTGAAATACCAAAAGTAGTTCCTACGAAAGCTACAGTAGAAGTACAAGTAGCAAAGGTAGCCGCTCAAGCCACAATTATAACCCTAGAAAAAACGGAAAAAGAGTTTGATCAAAAACCAATCTTAACGCCAAAAAGTGCAAAAGTTATTATTGAAGAGCCAGTTGTAGCACAAGCAGAGATACAAACAGTCAAAGTCGAAGAAGCAAAATGTGAAATAACAGATGTAACAGATACTTCAAAACATTACGAAGAAGTTAATGTCGATTATAAGGTCGAATTGCCCAAAGAAGAATCGGAAAAAGTTTATCAAGAGGAGTCTGCTGAACTAAAAATAATCAAAGAACAAATTATTGAAGTGACCCCTCCAGTAGAAGTTTATGAAGACTTCGAATTtgatatgaaaaaaattgggCTCAAAAAAGAAGTTTCACAATCAATTAATGTACATGAGAAAAGTGCTAAATTAGAGACATCAAAAACTGCCACAATTCAAGCTGCCAATATTTATTCAGAATCAGAAAGTCTTGTGTCTAAAAGCGAACAAACGTTACAATCCTCTCAAAGTACCGTCGTAGCGTCACAAGTAGAATTAAATCAAACGGACTATCAGGCGCATGCTAAATCCGTAGAAAAGAAGCTTCAGCAAGTAGTACATAAATCAATAGCAATAGATGACCAACGCCATCTTACTTTACGTACCGATTTAACCAAAAAACAAGTAGTGGAAGCAAATGGTGAAGACATTCAAACTCCATCTCCTATCTCAGTTCCACCCACTCCCTTAGTTGATGAGTATGTATTTAAACTGGAAGCAACTCTACCTAAAAACGTAACACCGGTTCCTAGAGATTGTTCGGTAACTCCCCCAAGTGAGCACGAAGATCCCAATATAGTTAAAAAGAAATTAGTACCACAAATAGTAGACACTAATATTGAGCAAGTAATTTATGATCCACCTCTCCCTACCCCGACTTCTCCTGAGAAGAAGTCACCACCGAGATATGTCAAACCAGGGTTAAGGGGAGGTTCAGATAGACCTGAAATTACCAAG GAAGAAATTATGGATATCGAAAGAAAATCCTCGCTTCTTACCTCTGCTATTGATGAAACAATTCGAAGCATTGAGGAATATAAAGAGTCCGTGGGCATTGATATTAAACAAGAAACAACGTCTGAACTTTCATCTGAAATGATAACAGAAGAATCTTCAAAGAAGCGCACTAAAATAATTGTGTCAAATGGGTATAGTGATGAAAGCGACCGCGAAATTAATGGTTCTGACAATGATAGTCAGGTAGTCATTGAAACGCAAAATGACCTTGAAACGAATGAAAGTGAACAGTCAGTAGAACAAACTGTAGTTTTTAACggaaaaataaataatggtGCTGAACAAGAAGAAACAACCAATGATGAGATCAATAAAATAGCTAATAGCGAAGAAAATCACGAAGATCTTATAGAAACTGTAACTATAAATCTCTCTAAAATGAAGAGGGACTCATTGCAAGAAACAAACATCGCAACTACCGAAGCATCAAATGATGTTGaagaaactataaaattaaatggtAATTCTAGGCTCAACGGTAGTAGCGCAGAAAGCGTTTACTCTGACGCGGTCAACGAACAACAGGAAAGCACTAACTTTTCAGCTACAGTTGAATATACACAGAAAACGTTACAAGAACCTGAGAAAAAGGATCCCTTAGAAGGCTATCGGCCTGTAGAGTTCAATCCAGAAGTGTTTAAGCAACGACGACAATTAGTAGAAATGCAACTAACAGAACAA ATGAATTTTGAAGGAAGGAAGGTGGAGATGTACAAGACTGACAGCGGAGAGATAATCGGCTCTCAGCAGGGTATCATCGACGGATTAGAGGAACCCGTGGTAGATCCTGAAATAGCGA AGGAACTAGGCAAACCAGGTATGCCAGGAGAGAAGGTCGCCGAGTTAATATCTGGAGAAGCTGATATATTGAGAGAAGCCCACGTTATGGG CTTGGCAAGAGTGCTCAAATCGCACATGCATCGAACATTGGACGACGATTCCAGCGATGACCTGCTAAAAATAAAACCATCCATTGAGACGTTGAAAGACTCCGAAGTTCTAAAAGCCCTCAACGAGGAGATCCTAAGGAGCCGAGATGTGAAAATGAAGGAGGAGAGAAGATGGACGACCTTCCTACAGAAACCAGCTCCGAAGCCAAAGCAGAAAGTTGTATTTTGTGGTAACAAGGAAGACGCGTTGAATTATAATTTTGAG GAGCAATATAGAGTGAGGATAGTAAAGCAGCCCAAACCAAGGATTGCGCCAGATTTTAAACCAGAA gaTTTTGACACTGGACCCTTGCCCTGGGAGCAAAGAGCTGTTGTTGAAGAAAAAGAAGCACCTGAGGCACCACCCGTTGAGGCTGAAGATCCTATTCTAATACCAGAAGACGGACCCGAGTTTGTAGAAGCAGTAGACCCTCTGCCGGAGAGCGAAGTTCCTGATCTAGAGGATACAG GTATTCCCCTTCCACCACCACTACCGCCTCAACAAGAACTGCCTACGCTTGTCGTCGAAGAAACACAACCTCAAGAACAACAAGAGCATATAGAAGAATCAGACATAGAAGAGCCAGAATTCCAAGAAGCAAGTAACAACTCAGAAGAGATGGAAAAGAATAAGATATCTGAACAACTATTATCAAACATTGAGAGTATGGTTG ATCCAAATGCAACACTGGAAGAGCAATTGGCACAAATGCGGGCACAGCTAGCGGCGCTAGCGCAGCTACCTAATGTCATCCAACAGACATTGGAGCTAGTGACCAAACAGATCTGCCAAATCAGCCAACag aaaGTCACACAGCAGATTCAACAAATAACGGAAAGTCAAGAGCAATTTGTCG ATGCTGTTTCAAACATCGAGGAATCGCACACCGAACAAACAGTGGAAAAAACTAACGAAGTAGAACAACAAATCCAGGAAGCGCCACAGGAGATGAACATATCTGTGGAGGAACAGGAGCACCTGAGGAGAGAAGAGGAGGAGAGAATAATTGAAGAGCAAAAGAAGTTAGAACAACAGAAAAAG GAACTAATCGAACAAATGAGAATCGAACAAGAGTCCAGACAAGTGAAACAGCGTTCCACCCCACGCGTGGGCAAGCCCCGTCCCATGTTTGGTCCACCTGTACCCGTCGAGAGGCCCGTGGTCCTCCCTGGAGGCAGGAGGTGGAGGAAGCCAGAAGACGCCTACAATGAGCAGAAGATCAACGAAGCCCTGACTGCTCAAGCGGAGGTCATAAAGGGAAAAGCTATCGG GTCATTTGAAAGCGAACAACAGCTATATGACAAGAG AGTAAACTTCCTCAAGTATGAGAAGCCACCGGTTTCTCTGGACCATTTGCAGCAGTCAGAGGTATTCAAAGTGGTTCACAACATGGACCAGAAGCCGCTAAAGCAGGTTGAACTTCTCACTCCTGTCATCGCTGAGGCTGATTACCGAGAG AGGAAAGTAAAGTCTCGGTTTAGCCCCGTTAGCAGCGTGGCCAATAGGTGGCCCTCGCGCGGCTGTAGCCCCGCCCCAC aGGGCGAGATCTTTAACGCCATGCCGTGA